In the Acropora muricata isolate sample 2 chromosome 10, ASM3666990v1, whole genome shotgun sequence genome, one interval contains:
- the LOC136887479 gene encoding uncharacterized protein isoform X2 has translation MSPPYSQQFGPVQPPPAAPIGALLFDPQCGTLHAAPIGGYLNTRPEPPSHPNPQPVAPRPPPITDEEANTSDNGCDWNYICFDYSVNYKWYDLRGKVMIKEIN, from the exons tccACCCTATAGCCAACAATTTGGACCAGTGCAGCCACCTCCTGCAGCtccgattgg TGCACTTTTGTTTGACCCACAATGTGGGACTCTACATGCCGCTCCTATTGG tgGTTATTTAAACACACGCCCCGAGCCACCAAGCCACCCAAACCCTCAGCCGGTAGCTCCACGCCCACCTCCCATCACAGACGAGGAAGCTAATACCTCTGATAACGGCTGCGACTGGAACTATATTTGCTTTGATTATTCCGTCAACTACAAATGGTACGATTTGAGAGGAAAAG TAATGATAAAAGAAATCAACTGA